Proteins encoded by one window of Myripristis murdjan chromosome 1, fMyrMur1.1, whole genome shotgun sequence:
- the adra2c gene encoding alpha-2C adrenergic receptor → MNFLNISGLDDEMETENISSNSTSGSQYSQLAIWGLAGLVSFLILFTIVGNVLVVIAVLTSRALKPPQNLFLVSLASADILVATLVMPFSLANELMGYWFFGKVWCDIYLALDVLFCTSSIVHLCAISLDRYWSVTQAVEYNLKRTPKRVKGMIVVVWLISAVISFPPLISMDRSSSEANPQCRLNDETWYILYSSIGSFFAPCVIMILVYIRIYQVAKTRTRTMSEKKRDVDSSLENGLEQPEASRGGSLKSNQGGSIKDQERENGHCQQQTIGSPLPNEPKHPPTDHDDDFDDSSSSDEKPKKNSTSSSKQHNDNKKDRKSSRKSSSASKYSSRKSRASSKSMELFSSRRKRRSTVNRKKVSAAREKRFTFVLAVVMGVFVVCWFPFFFSYSLYGICRKPCEIPETLFKFFFWIGYCNSSLNPVIYTIFNQDFRRAFQKILCKSWKRSF, encoded by the coding sequence atgaatttcttAAATATCTCTGGCTTGGATGATGAGATGGAGACGGAAAACATCTCTTCTAATTCCACCTCTGGGAGCCAGTACAGTCAGCTTGCGATCTGGGGTCTGGCAGGACTTGTCagctttttgattttgtttacaaTAGTAGGGAACGTGCTGGTCGTTATCGCCGTTTTAACGAGCAGAGCTTTGAAACCGCCCCAGAATCTTTTTTTGGTCTCCCTAGCCAGTGCGGACATTCTGGTAGCCACGCTGGTCATGCCTTTTTCTTTGGCAAACGAACTTATGGGCTACTGGTTTTTTGGCAAAGTCTGGTGTGACATCTACCTTGCACTGGATGTTTTATTCTGCACCTCATCTATTGTTCACCTGTGCGCCATCAGTCTGGACAGGTACTGGTCAGTGACGCAGGCAGTAGAGTACAACTTAAAGAGGACGCCCAAACGGGTCAAAGGGATGATTGTGGTGGTTTGGTTGATCTCAGCTGTCATCTCCTTTCCTCCATTAATATCAATGGATAGGAGCAGCAGTGAGGCCAACCCACAGTGCAGGCTGAATGATGAGACATGGTACATACTCTACTCCAGCATCGGCTCATTCTTTGCACCCTGTGTCATCATGATCTTGGTCTATATTCGGATTTACCAAGTGGCCAAAACCCGGACCAGAACCATgtcagagaagaagagggatGTGGATTCATCGCTGGAGAATGGGCTGGAGCAACCTGAAGCCAGCAGAGGCGGCTCATTAAAGTCTAATCAGGGTGGGAGTATAAAAGACCAGGAACGTGAGAATGGGCActgccaacaacaaacaattgGATCACCTTTGCCTAATGAACCAAAACATCCACCAACAGACCACGACGACGACTTTGATGACAGCAGCTCATCAGACGAGAAACCGAAAAAAAattccacttcctcctccaaacagcacaatgacaacaaaaaagacaggaaatcCAGCCGTAAAAGTAGCTCTGCCTCCAAATACTCAAGCAGGAAGTCACGTGCCAGTTCCAAGTCCATGGAGCTGTTCTCATCCCGCCGGAAACGCCGGAGCACCGTCAACCGGAAGAAAGTGTCTGCCGCCCGGGAGAAACGCTTCACCTTTGTCCTCGCTGTGGTCATGGGCGTTTTTGTCGTCTGTTGgttccctttcttcttttcctaCAGCCTGTATGGAATCTGCCGGAAACCCTGCGAGATCCCGGAGACGCTGTTTAAATTCTTCTTCTGGATTGGCTACTGTAACAGCTCTTTAAACCCAGTCATCTACACTATCTTTAACCAGGACTTCCGGAGAGCCTTCCAGAAGATCCTCTGTAAGTCATGGAAGCGCTCCTTCTGA